Within Hydra vulgaris chromosome 02, alternate assembly HydraT2T_AEP, the genomic segment caagcTTCTGGCTAgttgtttaaagttttgtaatgtatttttaccatttgtcattttaattctaattcattgtaattcatgtttttttaccATTTGTCATTGTATTTCTAATTCATTGTAATTCATGTCATTGTAATTTATGTCATTCTAATACCTGAAAAAATGTAACTAagactaaaatcaaaaataaattaccaaaaaaagtaaataaattattttgcctagataaattttattattattaatttttttcagtagctGGATATATTCATAGACATAGGACATAGACATACACATAGGGCATACACATAGGACATACACATAGGACATACACATAGGACATACACATAGGgcatacacatttttttttttttttgttatttcacctccccaaggctcAGAAGGCCACTatagatgaggaggctacttaattgtggttataaccctctctcaactctataactccgaaacacgaaccttggcgaacaaggccgctgcgcggaaaAACAAGTTGAAACATAGGACATAGATATGGGCATAGATATGTTAGGTACAGTCATGGACAGGAAATTGTGCATAGTGATTGCACTCAAATCCCGAACAGGCTCTTCAATCTTGACCACAGCTCTTGAGATGTTTAAAACgaggaaaagtttaaaaaacttaaagtttttaaattataggtTGCTTGCCCAAACCAACACTCAGTTGATGTAGTGGCACCTCTTTGTAGCAGCAGACtgtgagatatatatatatatatatatatatatatatatatatatatatatatatatatatatatatatatatatatatatatatctactatagcataatttgcttactttttttgtttatctaaatcaatatggcttttttagaaaaagaaggaaaatgaagaataatgaatgaaaagattgctgccccatgccaaaccctcagtccaAGTAACAGCACTCtgctgcgagtcaggctatttgtcagttgatgtatgttcTGAAGCCCCTgtcagcaggctatttcagtatgacgttaGACTGCTCACTTaaatcagcagtataagatacatatatacatacatacatacatacatacatacatacatacatacatacatacatacatacctacatacatacacacagtGTGTTagccagaaaaaaaattaatacagtaattttgaaaaattgggattttagcattatttttgtAGGaatgtttttctgttttattattgtttcatTATAATTGTTCAACTTGTTTCATTCTGAGCAACCTTAAGTTTTCTTAAGTAATCTTTTAGTAATcttaagtaataataagtaatCTTTCAAGTTTTTCTTAAGTAAAGGCCAGACGTCTGACCTTTACTtaagaaaaacttaataaaactgtatttaaacatattcataaaatacgcaatttttaaataaaattctttgttaatttatatcatgctttttatctaaaacaatcattaaaatttgtaaatttttttaaaagtgtgttgggaagtataaaaaatatttaattagaaagttaacaaaacaacaaaaaaaacttcgtAATGTTTTCAGCTACAttgactttataaatatttttaaaaagtttattgaaacaCATTTGTTGTcgtttttgtttacaaaattaagaataaaaattaaaaaaaaaaattacattcatcattaaaaaaaatacttttgaaataaataaaagttttatttactattctatgataaaattttgtttaaaagcgTTAAGGATGGTGTAAAAACATTTCATTAGTAAGTTTAAAtagcataacaaaaaaaaaaatttggcttaGTTATGTTTttgacttttaattttatggatttatctaaaagtttattgaaacaattgttttcattgttgtttataaaattaattgtacaaattgttttaaaaacatttacattcaTTGTAAAAAACACACTTCTTAACTAtgtaatatctttttattatttaaattgttttttatagtatacaattattaaaagtgaTTTCTTGCTTTATTACCCAATACTTTGTTTTAGTGTATTTTTGAAACgtttacaaaaattgaaaaagatgtggtcaagttgtcacactaaaaaataaatttgtggtTAGAAATAACATGCGATTGCATGTCTTTCTACCACTAATAGTGCATATGAGTTTgcatattacatttaaatatcttAACTATTAGCCAAAGTTGCAAAATGGATGCAATCTATAACTGTTAAACAAGTTATTATATCTCTAgctttgtaatttattttattgaagttGGCAgcaatacttataaaataaaaattttgatttaaaaagtgaaaattttaCTGACAGTGGGAGTCTACCTCTAGATAAAAGGCAAAATTTACTGGAAACAGCCTCTAACATTATTTTGAACCTGTCAGGTAATGTCTGAAAGGTAATCTGCTATTCAACAAATGTCTTAAGGCTAACGTCCCTTCTTCAGTATTTTTGCTTGTCTAAACACTTTCATGCATTACCACAATATGTAGCTGCACTAACATTCCTATTCATACCTTTATATgcgattattattattatataacaatgtttgtgaagatgttaaaaaaaagctaaaacctttttttcataTCTTTTGTTATACAACCTGTACTTCCTTGCATACAGGTACAAGGCACTTTTATATCTTAGTTTTTGTTCTATTAAAATTGCACTTGTTAAGCTTATAAACCTTTTCAATATTCTGTAAGCagagctttttttaataaagttaatgtaACACCAAGGATTtagttaaagagtttttttattatacttaaatgttaatattgattattatatataaattataagtattatatcaataatcatataaattataagtattCAGTAAttgattaagatttttttttaattttactttttatttatagtttaaacaaaattatagatAATTGGATgtattattaaacttgattttataatATCTAGATAAGATACATTACACAAACTGAAGGTCTTCCGCCTCAGCATCTATTGCAAGCAGCCGCACCATCAAAACGAAATCGATACTTTAAAAGAGTACTTGATATGTATGGGCAGTATGAGTGGGTACttaaggtaaatttttttaaatataaagaataaagtAATATTATGCTTAATTTGACTGACTTATTAGTACTCAGACAGTTGATAGCCTTGTGTCTTTACCATTATTATGTTTTCTGGGAAAGTTTCAAggtaaacttaaatatatatttttcaggtATGATCATcttggttaaatttaaaataaactttaagtttATGGTTGGCCTTCTGAATCATGATTTcgatttttgttatatttgcaaaggtcatttaaaaatgattctgTTGCATTTGGTTGCACTGTAAAAGTACGGAAgcattgttttttgtaattttttattaactttactCCAACGAGTTTAAATTAAGACatcctaatattttatttcttcattttttaaataagtaattagtagccttgttaggagtgaattgttaaaaaaataacatgtctTACAAAAATCTCCTTCAGAACTCTATctctatttatctatttaataagtttatttaactatttaataaatgcttCACTGAATCATGTTCAATTAAGGACTTGTTAAAGATTATTTGCCTGGtgcaaattaatttaatttatctgGTGCAATATGGCagttctaatttttaaatatgaataatCATAACCATTTATTGTATTCTCTTTATAATCTTATACTTCTAtcttatatctttattatattttcaagtcTTCAACAAACTTCTATTGTCTTGAGTCTAACAACTTACTCTCTGACAATGAATACGAAGTGTGATTGTCTTGTTCTACAGCTAACTTGTtaactgttataaaaaaaaggctGTAGTGTACATTAAATAGAAGTAGGCAAGGGCTACTTCTTCCGACACATCAAAAGCTTTCAATAAAGTCTGGTATACTGGTTTTCTGCGTAAGCTTGTTTCACATGGTGTATCTGGGTATGTTTATTAGATTAtgaaatcatttctttctaaccctGGTATTACCACTCTTCTTTATTACCAGTATAGTTCTGGGGTACTTCATGGTTCCATCTTTGGTCCTGTGTTTTATCtcatctatattaatgatcttcatgaaaatcttacatctaaagtggcttgtttgctgatgacaaaactaaaagctcttttttttaattacataaaaaaattgatcttaAATCTAGTTTCTCACTTCTATGACAACTTGGAGCTTGCAGTAGTTAGTGAAAATTACCtctaacaaaactcagttatttactgcaaacaatttTGGTAATATTATTGGTATTTCTGTCTTGattgaaagacttttttttctttttttctttttttttttttaaacatcttggcatccaacaaggctgcaagcagcTACTAATTaatgttggaagttactgaaagaaaaaagacgaagattgtagagcaagataacgattgacggACGACTTAAAGGATTGCAAGTTagatgaatcaggaaagcaagatgaaggaagcgaattccaaagagctgatgttcgaggaaaaaaactagacaaataagcgtttttggagcacttaagaacagtcacagaaaaaggatgacacttaattgaatgacgagtaacacaagaatgaattttagtagatggcacaagagactatagctctttagagcagtgcccattatagtatttgtagaaaagaaaaagagaagcaacattacaacaatgtgataatggttggaggttggctgcaagagcaggtccaactatgtttacaatgcgttaaTGCACCTTGACTAAAcaagaaagggcatcattaatAGAAAcgtcccagatatggcaacagtattccatacaaggccggatttgagatttatagagatagagattAGAATCCAAAGAAAGAAAGTGATGAGCTCGATAacgagatgcaaccttagcagatgctaattttgcaacggatttgatatatggtttccaagaaagattggaagtaagagttaatcctagaatatgaagagtagatgactcatcgagtacatcaccgttcataaatataggaagatctaaattattgcgataacgattgcctgaaaaaaatggagttttatctgaattaaagttcaccagccactgtgagtctcatgctgtagcagaagtgagatccttttcaagctcaaatgccccctccaagcaatcagagggtgTTGGTTCTCTAATTTAAATCTAACGATCCTCCAGATATTCCACTTtaaatgtgagaatatctggaggatcgttattgtaaattaaaaagagtatagggccaaggatagaaccttgaggaacccctgaagttacagaatccaattgtaatataaaagttgtccatcgaggacaacttttataccacaattggaaaggaaggattcaataatctttaaGATGTTGTCAGacacaccataagaagaaagcttatggagaagaccaacatgccaaactttatcaaaagcttttgaaatgtcaagagcgatggccttaacatcgctacctttatctaatgcgcgataaaacctatcagttattactgttagcaaatcagctgtagaatgaGAAAATCGAAATTGAtggtcagaaagtaagttattaggtTCAAGATGAGAAATTGAGtgtttattagttaaatattcaaaaaccttgcttatgataggaagaagacttaTGGGACGTTAGTTAGAAGAATCacattgctctccagaatttttgaagaTAGGGATAATAGATGCTTTCCAGctggctggaaaacaagactctgataagcacttgttgaatggTTTTGAGAGTATAGACGGCAGCTCCAGAGAACATTTCTGCAAAACAATAACaagtatgttgtccgggccacaagctgtagaagagtctaggcatgaaatcactttagatacagaaggtgaagtgatatgaatgtcaagcaatggatctgAACCATACAtgagaggtggaattacagatttgcccattaaagcatatgaaagaatagtctgtggattcaaacctagtttcacgacaaatgggtgaattcttacaaatgtaaatgcccaggccaagcatgtgactattggagtctttacgaattaaaggaagataaccatcaacactaagatcagaAGATGAGACAGCCGAAATCAAATTAGTCTCATAAAGCGGAAGTAAGTCTGGTgaaactttgcaagagataagactcaacagaaggaAAGTTAcgtcgaagaccacgaatattagtgagtgataggtttagagaacttggtgatgatgatggttttttgtgttttgtagtttttggtactttattcatttttaaattagattgaagaacttgactcaaagcatagatagtactcagaacattgtttaatagcccaagcaattgcctcattactactaataaaccctaagctgtaacaaaggGCTTCAAATGTGGCCTccgcaatgcacaccaaaagtacaaaaagggacaccatccatgcgcaacatggcactgttaatattttggtatttttcagctgttgatggaatcagcctctctgagagctaccactgagtttgggaaacctgactaccagccagcctcagaaccataaaactgagttttagagctgtaccctcattaggagataatagaatgagttgcctagtcataaaaacagaggcACAAGTAAAACCCATGAATTGAGTCAAAAAGATCGAGCATTCAACATCCttaactggaaacaatgtattaaaaatacatctgcgccagcctaatagatgaagaaggggtgcgaggctggtcaacagatagaatctgtttaccccttaagtctttgcctaggaggccttctacaagacagtagccgggtgcatttaacatctgcccaagatgagtatttttatcaagacaccatctctagcctttactcaaccaagagccccaaggcagggggtgttttaagtcggagttggcatctcctagcctttgcctaaaaaggtgtatcctacaaggcagcaggacatgaagcagattgtactgggttacatgttaccagaaGCAGGGTAACCTGATctgacaaattttatttagtcctctattttacattttaaattattattcattacCTCTCATAGAAGCATTGTAATTACTGTTAATATTTGCTAAGGGTGCCTCTTAATTGTGCTTGTCATTCTTTAACCATCTATTCTCTTTTGTACTTCAACAAGCCCctgtatgtttttatatttaggatggttcttttaatcttttctctGCTAAACAAggtctataaatattatttaatttagtttgtaaatatagttatatatgttctatatatacattaaggtgtcccaaaaaacaatatctttttaaaataaatactgcCAACCTCTTAATGTCttctatatgataaaaaaacactggttttaaaaaatttttgaattaaaaatttttttagggatCCCACCAAGACTTTTGAACATATAACAAGttcctaaaattataaaaaaaaaattctttaagtgTATAATGTAACATCTCGAATGAAGCGTTATCATATGAAAGTTTCAATAAtgataattgtataaaaaatccattaaaaaaaaatatatatagatttttaattcaaaattttttaaaaaccagtgcttttttatcatataaaacacattaaggGGGTGGTagcatacatttttaaaaaatgttgttttttgggacaccctaatatatatatatatatatatatatatatatatatatatatatatatatatatatacatatatatatataaacatatatatatatatatatatatatatatatatatatatatatatatatatatatatatatatatatatatatatatatatatatatatatatatatatacatatatatatgtacatacatatatatatatatatatacatatatatatatatatacatatatatatatatatatatatatatatacatatatatatatacatacatatatatatatacatatatatatatacatatatatatagatatatatatatatatatatatatatatatatatatatatatatatatatatatatatatatatatatagatatatatttcagAGTgctatttagaaataaatttgatacaacGTTTTGACAAAATTGGGACTGTGTCAAAAAATTTCCCAAATACACCTCCCCTGAGATTAAAATGTGTACCAGGAATGTGTGAGGTCCTTTTCTTATATTCTTTCTTCTTCTACTCCACTTTAGCGCTGCATACATTGATTGAAAAgcaaaagtaaaacaaaaagccgtctgtaatatttattgaagatgAATATGAAATCGATACGAAATTAAATGTGGTTTCACAAGGACAAGGCAAATTAAGCTCTCATCTCTAAAGATATATTaggaattatatatttttatattataaaattgtcagtgtgtattaattattattaagaataatatatttgattacttttaattttaatatattgttgccattttcatgttaagagtattgttttgaatatatttttttttcactggtGGGCATTAAAgggcaatttttaaagtaatatagcaattttttacttctaattattatctaaattcTGTTTGAGAAACCCTTAGCTTTCACGTAATAAATTGTGTCATcataagaaatgttttaaaaatacaaaattaaaaaagatttagaacAGTAAACACAAGCCtgtaaatttcatattttatatttattgtgagttcaattttataattaatattaactttctTTATACATAATTCGCACCAAAAACAACAGCTAATGTCATTTTATTACACAATAATTACAAAAGATTGAAAGCGATTGCACCCTAACATGGCAACGAAGAataccaataattattttttcatgcatAGTCATAATTTGTTACTATGACTATGGTTcattgaaacattaaaatttacttttacgTTATAAATTCGAGCAAGCAGTGAATCTAGTTttcttgtttattaaatttctagtaccagtttgttgtaataaaaaaaaaattcttgttatcaaaagtatttaatttacgTATTAAATATAAGCAACCATTAAAGTAAAGTAATCTATTTtcctcattaaataaatttttagaaccagtttgttataatcaaaaaacatttacttaacatatttaacttttcagACAAACAGGGCGAAATGagaaatggattttttttctgAGCAATTTTAGAGATTTTCAGAAAACCTCATTCTCAAAAAGCTTTTTTCCAAGAAACATTTTTGCAGTTATGCAAGCGCATAGTTACACCACTAATGGCAATTTTATTTCAAgctttaaacaaattataatttattatgttatttttctataaatttttaatgataattaattttcaataatttttagaattattattaaactttaattaggCAAACTTTATTTAGAGAATAggattttttcacttttaaattgggaatttaattttatgagcattTGCGAATACCCCGTTTGACGGAGCCCCACATGGCTAGTTTACaccctaaatatatatatatatgtatatatatatatatatatatatatatatatatatatatatatatatatatatatatatatatatatatatacatacatattgtTCTAtagttttacatatctttatAGGATACAACTTTTTCAGAATAACAATTcttaacttgttttaaatttaaaaaagtttaatgtttcttaaataatatatattttagatatttcttTTCCACATGTGTTTATCATAACTCAACTAAGCCAATATTAAACTTTCATGTTAAACATTCTGATCTTAAGCAATATTAACCCTAACATTAATATTACCagacagaaaaattttttaataacttttgaacgaaTTAATGACCTTGCTATGTTATGAATTAGTTTGAGAAAAAGtgaatgaaacttttttttttaacaacactcgtttaactttaaaaacaaatgcttacaataaacaaattatgaactcatatttaataaacaatatatatttacatatttatttgtGGGTGCCAACACTTTTAGAGATTCAGGTTGGCAGTTGTAATCCAAAATAAAGCAAAGATATATAGACTTTTTCATAGGCATTGCAGAATGCCAATTCggatttgtgtatatatatatatatatatatatatatatatatatatatatatatatatatatatatatatatatatatatatatatatatatatatatatatatatatatatatatatatataatatgacaGACAACATATAACAGACAATTATTTCatataatatgaaattatttaacaagAATTATTAGCTttccatacttttttttttattcatcaaaaCATCAGGGTTATATTAGGAGCTCATAGTTTGTTTTGGGCGATTCAAATAATATGCTTAAACTGCTGTACGGAGagtaaaaagatttattaagagttaaaagcaaaatataaaaatatatattgtacaatttttgtatattgtacaatttttataaattaaatttgattgtctggaaaaaatttgattgtctacttttcaatatttttcatttcaaaCGATCAGTTTTGATGGCAAccttaaaatgattatttccggcactgttatttattttttattttgtcaacttttcttttaaaaaccagctctgcaatactttttttttgcatttttgtcaactttgctatttttttttctagagatCTGATGAGTATGAACATGATTCAGGAAGATTAAGAAAAGAGGAAAGTAGTAGAAGATACATATTTAATCAGCTTGATGATATTatattggtatttttttttaatagtttgtaaAGTAGGAAAGatttcaactttttcaacaGTTTTTCTTAACtaacttgtttttgtttttttaatttattaataactattaataatttattaattatttatatattttaaaaattaataataataatttttagtaatttattaatGGCTATTAATGACTGAGactattaacttattatttattttttaattttttttgcataactaTAAAATACATGAAAACCAACAAAACAGATTTTGATTATTTGGACTTTAATGTCCAAATATTATTGGTGGACAGGCAGCAAATATTATTGGTGGACAAGCAACAAATATTATTAGTGGACAAGCAGCAAGTACTAACAATATTATATGGCATTAAGcttatgcaaattttttaaaatatttttttaaagatttaaattaacaattaactctgagttttaatgtttaatctcaatgttttttaatatttgtaaagcTGATAGGCTAAATgttaatatgtattaaaaataaaaataatcccAAAAATACACTCAACTTCAAGGTTCACTATTGAAGACATCTTTTCACACAGAGACAATGCCATAccattttacataaattattccTAGAACTTTAATCTTAAAATTCAATAAGTCACCAATTTGTAACAACAAATTTACCGTGTTGAAATGTTAAGATTACCTATTTCATCACCGTGATATAATTAATCCGACCACTTagtgctttaaaaaatatttattagaaaacaacttttgaacaaataacTTTTCTGAACTTTTGTAAATAGATATACAATAAATTCTTATGCAGTCACTAATAAAGTTATGAATTAGTCCTCAGAAAAAGTATTGCCTCCATCAGATCCTCCTTCATGGTTTTCCTCAAAtctgatattatttttagcGCAGAAAACAACCTCTGCACACTAACTTGAGTTGGTGGCAAAGCAGTAACCACTCGGGCAACTTCTCTGACCATTTCAGGATACATATAAATTGCTTGCAGTATTGTTTCTTTTGATGAATGCTCAAACTATTCCACTACTTTTAATGCACATGAAAAACTGAAATTTACTGGCAGTGTTCTCTGATAAGGATGACTCTTTTTCCATGCGGTAACACTTTGCACAGTCTTTATGGTCCAAATATTTCTCAAAATCAAGTTCTTCATCAGTAGATGATCTTGATGATGTGGCAGTATGACCCAATTCCTCTTGTTCCTGACAGTTCTGCAATTTGTTCATTCTTACTGCTATTTCAAACAGAGCTTCTTTTCCTTTAGTCAGTTGTTGATCATCAAGAAGTATCCGATGCATTGGGTCTACATAAACAGCTGCCAaaagaatcttattttttaatagtattttctCTCTGTTTCATTGAAGCAGCAATGCCACTTGCAAATAACGCTTCTTTTTGGGACAAGCAAAACATCAAGTTTTTTCCACTCTTAAAGAAAAATACCTGGAGTTAAGTCCTCTTCTTGCAATTTTTTAGTCGCTGCAAAGGGATGTTGTAGCAATTCTTCAAGCTCTTTCAGCTGTTTCGTTGGCTTTCATGTAGCATCAATTGATGACTAGCCATGTCTACAAGAAAGGGTTTCAGTTCAATCAAGCGTTGCATCATTAACTAGGTACTTCCCCATCGTGTGGCTTGATCAATAATTGCCCCTTTACCAGCGTGTCTCTTTAAAATTGAGTCAAGTTTAGGGGTTCTGGCAACACTAGCTAATTTTCTCAACTTTTCAATTAGTGTAGCAGCATGTCCTTCTTGCAGACTATCCCAAATAGCCAGCTGTAGGGTATGCACACCACAGCGCATGTGATGAATGCGAAAATGTATTGACATGGTTTCAACAAGATCATCTAAACTGCCATGTTGCTGTTCATCTGAAGCAATTTCGGTTTGCTCCTCTGTCTCTATACTGTTTTCCTCCATTTCAAATATATCTGTTTCACTGAACCCAGTATGTTCTTACAATTGTTGcataattgttaataatttcgcACTTTTCTATTAAATACATAAAGTTGCGCTTTAATAAACATAGCAAACAAGTAACAcataattcaaaactaaataaaatttttatttatatttttaatttttaatttatatattttattgactaagtaatattttagtacaaatatttttaaaagaagcaaaaattaaatagttttaaatcgTATTAAACcgtaatatatttcaaaaaaaaaagaattaacgaCATCTTAAATTGTTTAGAGTATTTAAgaatgattaatttaaaagagCGTATAGACCTTAAAATGTTTACCTAAAAATGTTTAGCAAAGTATTATCAAAAGTCAAATAAAAGGTTAATGTATAAACACTTAAGTGTTGTGATACAAATGGTTTTTAAGGCATCTtagaaaaatatagtaaaaatatttttttggtccGAAGTCGAAAAGGTGCTCGCGCATCTCACTTGAACGCTGTCCAACAACCATTTGATGCGCATTATATTACCATTATATATACCTATCTTTTGTCCATTAGATGTTTCTTCATTTGATGCGTAGTTTGTGAGATATTTTAGTTGCCCAACTTGCCCCTATGTTTAA encodes:
- the LOC100204591 gene encoding homeodomain-interacting protein kinase 1 isoform X2; the protein is MWSLGCVAAELFLGWPLYPGPSEYDQIRYITQTEGLPPQHLLQAAAPSKRNRYFKRVLDMYGQYEWVLKRSDEYEHDSGRLRKEESSRRYIFNQLDDIILKNFP